gcgccaggttcgatctctggcaggcaaaagagcacttcttttttacagtttcaatatacgtcattgaacaaaggttcattcgtgagagctctgcacagctgtgcttgtggtgtagtgtttatcacatccacttaatacgcggaaggccccaggttcgatccctggcaggcacaagagcgtttctttttttagtttcaatttacgtcattgaacaaagactcattcatgagagctctgcacagctgtgcttgtggtgtagtggttatcacatccgcttaacacgcggaaggccccaggttcgatccctggcaggcacaagagcatttttttagtttcaatatacgtaattgaacaaaggctcattcgtgagggcTGTACACAGCtgcgcttgtggtgtagtggttattacatccgcctaacacgcggaaggccccaggttcgatccctggcaggcacaagagcatttcttttttagtttcaatatatgtcattgaacaaagactcattcatgagaggtctgcacagctgtgcttgtggtgtattggttatcacatccgcttaacacgtGGGAAGCCCCAGGttggatccctggcaggcacaagagcacttattttttacagtttcaatatacgcaattgaacaaaggctcattcgtgagagctctgaacagctgtgcttgtggtgtagtggttatcacatccccctaacacgcagaaggccccaggttcgatccggtGCAGGCACAAGCGCACTTCATTTTCACAGTTTCAATGTGCTTCATTGAACAACGACTCATTTGTGAGAGCTCTGCTCAACTGtccttgtggtgtagtggttatcacatccgcctaacacgtggaaggccccaggttcgatccctggcaggcagaagaccatttcttttttattttcaatatacgtcattgaacaaagactcattcatgagagctctgcacagctgtgcttgtggtgtagtggttatcacatccacttaatacgcgaaaagccccaggttcgatctctggcaggcacaagagcacttcctttttacagtttcaatatacgtcatttaacgaaggttcattcgtgagagctctgcacagctgtgcttgtggtgtagtggttatcacatccgccttacacgcggaaggccccaggttcgatccctggcacgCACAAGAGCAGTtctcttttacagtttcaatatacgtcattgcacaaaggctcattcgtgagacctctgcacagctgtgcttgtggtgtagcggttatcacatccgcctaacacgcagaaggcacaggttcgatccctggcaggcacaagagcacttctttttttacagtttcaatatacgtcattgaacaaagactcaatcgtgagagctctgcacagctgtgcttgtggtgtagtggttatcacatccgcctaacacgcggaaggccccaggttcgatccctggcagacacaagagcgtttctttttttagtttcaatatacgtcattgaacaaagactcattcatgagagctctgcacagctgtgcttgtggtgtagcggttgtcacatccgcctaacacgcggaaggcccgaggttcgatccctggcaggcgcaagagcacttctttttttacagtttcaatatacttcattgaacaaagactccttCGTGTCACTTTGCGCAGCTGTGCGTGTGGTGTAGCGgatatcacatccgcctaacacgcggaaggccccaggttcgatacctggcagacacaagagcatttctttatttagtttcaatatatgtcattgaacaaagactcattcatgagagctctgtgtttgtggtgtagtggttatcacatgcgcttaacacgcggaaggccccagttccgatctctggcaggcactcgagcacttcttttttacagtttcaatatacgtcattgaacaaagactcattcgtgagagctctgcacagctgtgcttgtggtgtagtggttatcacatccgctttacgcgcggaaggcaccaggttggatccctggcaggaacgagaacatttctttttttacagtttcaatatacgtctttgaacaaagactcattcatgagagctctgcacagctgtgcttgtggtgtagcggttatcacatccgcctaacacgcggaaggccccaggttcggtccctggcatgcacaagagcacttcttttttacagtttaaatatacgtcattgaacaaaggctcattcgtgagacctctgcacagctgtgcttgtggtgtagtggttatcacatccgccttacacgcggaaggccccaggttcgatccctggcaggcacaagagcacttctcttttacagtttcaatatacgtcattgcacaaaggctcattcgtgagacctctgcacagctgtgcttgtggtgtagcggttatcacatccgcctaacacgcagaaggcataggttcgatccctggcaggcacaagagcatttttttagtttcaatatacgtaattgaacaaaggctcattagTGAGGGCTGTGCACAGCTGCGCTTGTAGTGTAGTGGTTattacatccgcctaacacgcggaaggccccaggttcgatccctggcaggcacaagagcatttcttcttttagtttcaatatacgtcattgaacaaagactcattcgtgagagctctgcacagctgtgcttgtggtgtagtgtttatcacatccgccttacacgcggaaggtcccaggttcgatccctggcaagcacaagagcacttcttttttacagtttaaatatacgtcattgaacaaagactcaatcgtgagagctctgcacagctgtgcttgtggtgtagtggttatcacatccgcctaacacgcggaaggccccaggttcgatccctggcaggcacaagagcgtttctttttttagtttcaatatacgtcattgaacaaagactcattcatgagagctctgcacagctgtgcttgtggtgtagtggttatcacatccgcttcacacgcggaagacCCCAGGTTCGATTTCTGTAGGCacaggagcatttattttttaatttcaatatacgtcattgaagaAAGACTCATTCgggagagctctgcacagctgtgcttgtggtgtagtggttatcacatccgctttacgcgcggaaggcaccaggttggatccctggcaggaacgagagcatttctttttttacagtttcaatatacgtctttgaacaaagactcattcatgagagctctgcacagctgtgcttgtggtgtagtgcttatcacatccgccttacacgcggaaggccccaggttcgatccctggcatgcacaagagcacttcttttttacagtttaaatatacgtcattgaacaaaggctcattcgtgagacctctgcacagctgtgcttgtggtgtagtggttatcacatccgccttacactcggaaggccccaggttcgttccctggcaggcacaagagcacttctcttttacagtttcaatatacgtcattgcacaaaggctcattcgtgagacctctgcacagctgtgcttgtggtgtagcggttatcgcatccgcctaacacgcagaaggcATAGGtttgatccctggcaggcacaagagcacttctttttttacagtttcaatatacgtcattgaacaaagactcaatcgtgagagctctgcacagctgtgcttgtggtgtagtggttatcacatccgcctaacacgcggaaggccccaggttcgatccctggcaggcacaagaccgtttctttttttagtttcaatatacgtcattgaacaaagaatcattcatgagagctctgcacagctgtgcttgtggtgtagtggttatcacatccgcttaacacgcggaatgccccaggttcgatccctggcaggcacaagagcatttttttagtttcaatatacgtaattgaacaaaggctcattcgtgagggcTGTACACAGCtgcgcttgtggtgtagtggttattacatccgcctaacacgcggaaggccccaggttcgatccctggcaggcacaagagcatttctttttttagtttcaatatatgtcattgaacaaagactcattcatgagaggtctgcacagctgtgcttgtggtgtattggttatcacatccgcttaacacgtGGGAAGCCCCAGGttggatccctggcaggcacaagagcacttctcttttacagtttcaatatacgtcattgcacaaaggctcattcgtgagacctctgcacagctgtgcttgtggtgtagcggttatcacatccgcctaacacgcagagggcataggttcgatccctggcaggcacaagagcatttttttagtttcaatatacgtaattgaacaaaggctcattagTGAGGGCTGTGCACAACTGCGCTTGTAGTGTAGTGGTTattacatccgcctaacacgcggaaggccccaggttcgatccctggcaggcacaagagcatttcttcttttagtttcaatatacgtcattgaacaaagactcattcgtgagagctctgcacagctgtgcttgtggtgtagtgtttatcacatccgccttacacgcggaaggtcccaggttcgatccctggcaagcacaagagcacttcttttttacagtttaaatatacgtcattgaacaaagactcaatcgtgagagctctgcacagctgtgcttgtggtgtagtggttatcacatccgcctaacacgcggaaggccccaggttcgatccctggcaggcacaagagcgtttctttttttagtttcaatatacgtcattgaacaaagactcattcatgagagctctgcacagctgtgcttgtggtgtagtggttatcacatccgcttcacacgcggaagaccccaggttcgattcctgtaggcacaggagcatttattttttaatttcaatatacgtcattgaacaaagactcattcgggagagctctgcacagctgtgcttgtggtgtagtggttatcacatccgctttacgcgcggaaggcaccaggttggatccctggcaggaacgagagcatttctttttttacagtttcaatatacgtctttgaacaaagactcattcatgagagctctgcacagctgtgcttgtggtgtagtggttatcacatccgccttacacgcggaaggccccaggttcgatccctggcatgcacaagagcacttcttttttacagtttaaatatacgtcattgaacaaaggctcattcgtgagacctctgcacagctgtgcttgtggtgtagtggttatcacatccgcctaacacgcagaaggcATAGGtttgatccctggcaggcacaagagcacttctttttttacagtttcaatatacgtcattgcacaaaggctcattcgtgagacctctgcacagctgtgcttgtggtgtagcggttatcgcatccgcctaacacgcagaaggcATAGGtttgatccctggcaggcacaagagcacttctttttttacagtttcaatatacgtcattgaacaaagactcaatcgtgagagctctgcgcagctgtgcttgtggtgtagtggttatcacatccgcctaacacgcggaaggccccaggttcgatccctggcaggcacaagaccgtttctttttttagtttcaatatacgtcattgaacaaagaatcattcatgagagctctgcacagctgtgcttgtggtgtagtggttatcacatccgcttcacacgcggaaggccccaggttcgattcctgtaggcacaggagcatttattttttaatttcaatatacgtcattgaacaaagactcattcatgagagctctgcacagctgtgcttgtggtgtagtggttatcacatccgccttacacgcggaagggcccaggttcgatccctggcatgcacaagagcacttcttttttacagtttcaatatacgtcattgaacaaaggctcattcgtgagacctctgcacaggtgtgcttgtggtgtagcggtggGATTCCACTTCGGGCCGCGATAGCGAGCGGACGCGTTTGGAATGGGCTCCGTcggagcggtatcagcggccGTTTATGGCCGCGGAAACAGGGTGATAGCTGCCTCGGATAACGAGTATCGCGTTGTTCTGCCTAGTCTGCCTTCAGGACGTCTGGTTTTGAATACTGTTTTTGTGCACGCGGATGTGAGGGCACGGCCCTACCGTGTAGAAGACTTCAGGGATACGCTGAGTGATTTGAAACTGCTCTCCGAGGTTACGGCcttgggggcgtatcaaatgaatCACGTTTGGGCCGTCACGTTCAAATGTGCCGAAGGTGCGAAGAGGCTGCTGGAAAAAGCGGAAGTGAAAGTGAAGGGCCAGCGTTGCCTCCTCATCGATCCATCGAACCAGGAGCTTCGGTTGAAGCTGCACTGGCTCCTGCCTACCGTACCGGACGACGACGTGCGAGCGGCCTTCCTGAACTATGGCAGAGTGACGGACATTATCAAGGAACGGTGGAAGGTCAGTGGTGTGACTGACAAGGCGTCAACGACGCGAAATGTGGCGATGACACTTAAGGCGGGAGTCAAGCCAGAAGATTTACCCCATCAAATAAGGATTGCTGGTGAGCTGGCTCTTGTGGTGGTGCCGGGAAGGGCACCGCTATGCCTTCGTTGCCAGTGCACTGGACACATTCGTCGGGACTGTAGGGTACCACGGTGCACGTTGTGTCATCGCTTTGGACACAACGAGTCGGAATGCGTGCGTACCTATGCCAGTGTTGCAGGGCCCATGGGAAGCGACGACACTTCGGAGCTCCTGATGGACGAAGCAGATTCCGAGGCAGCAGCGAGAGTGGAGGCAGAAAGTGCCACGATGGACAGCGTGCCAGCTGAGCAAATCTCGGGTGAGAGTGCTCACGTAAAGTCGACGAACCTCAAAGCCGAAGATACATTGTTGGTGAAAAATGATTCCTCGGAAGCACTGCAGACGCAGGAGGACAAAAGCAACGTGACAGAAGAGGTCAACAGGGAAGTTGTGGAGGAAATGGACATTTCCAAGGAGGGCACCACGACGAATAAGCGATCACACGAAGGCGCCGAGGGAGAGAGCGAATCTACCGACCCAAGCAGTCGCGATGAACCTCCAGCAAAAGCAACCCCTGTACGTCGACCGACAGTGCGGCCACGGCCGAACATCCCACAGGATCGGAGGCTGACGGCGACGACGAAGCCGCCGCCACCGCCCCCGGTCACGTAGCAGTAAGCTGTGTAAGCCCCGACCTATGTCGCGGGCCCCAAGGTCTTGTGTAGACAGGAGCATAAGCCCATACTCTGGGTCTCTATTATTAATTATACAAATGGCGCTGCCAGATAAATCCTTGCGATTTGCTACAATCAATGTTCGAGGGCTTGCGGCGAGGAGAAAACAACGACAGTTGTATAGACTGGTGATCGAACATGATTTAGACatcattgccatacaagaaaccaAACTTGGAAGTGAAGATGAGACCAAGAGTATGGTGCTACCTTTCATGTCAATGTACTACGCGGGTGTGAGTCACGCCATAGGGCAATCCgcggggtgcgttctttttgtGCGCCAACACCTAGGCCTTGAAGTGAGGGGCGTGAGGTCAGATTTGGCGGGGCGCATGGTTTTGTGTGATTTTCGTTATGGTTCAGTTGAATGGCGAGTGATATGCCTTTATGCTCCTAATTTGCTCGACGAACGAAGACATTTCTTCGAGAGTGTCAGAAATTACTGCAACGTCGAAAGGAACCTGGTACTGATGGGGGACTTTAATTGTGTACTGGCAGCGCGTGATAAATCAAGTGGTACAGCGTATAGAGACGCCAGCACGGCTGAGCTTCGCGAATTAATTGATGAATACGGGCTTGAGGACGTGGCGGACTGCTTGGAGTGCGACCGCATTGTGCGCTTCACGCATTTCCAAGCAGCCAGCCACGCCCGACTGGACAGAGTGTATGTTCCGGCTGAATTGATAGCACTTGCGCAAGAATATCGTGTGCAATCGGTGTCATTCAGTGACCACTGTCTAGTCATGTTCGATGTTAATAAGAAAGCGAAAAACCGAAATAAGTTTGCGTGGGAATTATGGAAACTTAATGCTAAAATTTTGGAGGATGAGGTTTTCTGTGAGAAAGTGTTAGCCCTGCTCGAAGAGATAAAGAACCAGACAAACACAACAATAGGTGAGAAATGGGAAACATTTAAGCAAACAGCTAAACTGAAGGCacttgaacgagccagcgctttAAAGCACGAAAAGAATAAGTACGAGGAAAACCTGCGGCAAAGCTTGCAAATGCTAACTTATGAAGAAAGCCTATCGCCTGGGACGTTCAAAGACGACATTAACACACTGAAGCAAAAACTTGAGCAGGCTGATATCGAACGCTATCGGGGAGCGTTGGTGCGAGCTAGAGTAGAAGCAACGATAACAGGCGAGGCGCCAACTAAACGAGCcctcgcaaaggaaaaaaagtgggcCCGCCGGAACGAGATTCACGAAGTGGAACAAGACGGTGTTATCTTATATGATCAGAGCGGCATCGAACACGTGTTCACAGCGTTCTACAGAAAGCTGTTCGCGCGTTGTCCGGTGGACGTAGAGGGTTTCGAGACGGAATTCATGCCTTTAATGCCAAAGATTGACGATAGCTCAAAGGAAATGTTAGAGCGCCGTATTACGGCCGATGAGATTGCGGTGGCGATAGACGATTTGAAACGTGGGAAATCTCCCGGGCCCGACGGGCTAGGAGCCGATTTTTATAAGGCGTTCAAGTACGAAGTAGCCCCTATACTGGCCGCAATTTTAGACGATGCATATGAGCGCAAACGACTACCACCTTCATTCCTGTCCACACACACATTTCTTATCCCGAAAACAGATGATCGCGACACATTAAAGCGGGTAACAGCATATCGCCCTATCAGCTTAGcgaacgttgactataagatattcatgAAAGTGTTGGCTAAAAGACTGCAAACAGTAGTGAAAGATATAGTTGGACCACACCAGACGTGCGGTATCAAGGAACGAACCATTTTCACGAACATTCATACGGCGAGAAGCATACTAGAGTGTTGTGACGTATTGTGCGAGAAGGTCGCAATGCTCCAGTTGGATCTGGAAAAGGCGTTCGATCGGGTACCGCACGACATACTAtttgccattctggagtacgtgaACGTAGGATCTGTTATCATGGAAGGTGTCGCAATGGCGTACAGGGGTTGCACGACAAGGTTGATAATAAATAAGTCAGTAGGAGAGCTTATCGAAGTGCAGCGGTCGGTGCGCCAGGGGTGCCCACTATCGCCGTTTCTTTTCGCTTTATATATTGAGCCCTTGTGCCTCAGCGTAATACGGGCTAACTGTATCAATGGCTTTAAAATGCAGCAAGCGGAGGCAAAACTACTCgcttatgcggacgacatcgcggTGTTTTGTGGGGACCACGCCAGTATCAGGAAAACTGTGGAAATTGTGAAGCGTTATTGTGTTACTAGTGGCAGTGCAGTTAACTGGGGCAAGAGCCTCGGAATCTGGCATGGAGCATGGACAATGAAACCCAGTACCTTTGCCAACATTCAATGGATTTCCACTCCAACGAAATACCTAGGCGTTCCTTTAGAGTTTTACCGGGACAGTGAACCATACTGGCAGAACCAAGTTGCGGAAATGCGTGGAAGGACTGAGAGGACAAAGGGCTCGGAATTGTCTATGTTTGCACGTACCCCGGTGTGTAATGTGTTTTTCATTACTAAACTTTGGTATGTGTTGAGTGTTTTGCACTGCTCACGCATTAACATACAAAAGCTCCACAGAATTCTGGCTGTTTTTGTTTGGGGATCGAGTTGGGAGAGGACAAGCCGCACCAACTTGTTCCGACGGGTACGTGGTGGAGGTCTTGGCCTGTCGCACTTATTCCTGAGGCAAATAGTGAACCGGTTCTGCTTCCTTAGGGATGTGAAGGACCCCTTTTTGCGCACTGTATTACAGCTCAGACTTTGCAAACTTGTGCCGGACTTTGTGGTATCCACCGAATGTATTGAAGGCGGGGTTTTCGGTTTTTTGAAGGAGGTTGTGATGGCTTATAAGTTCTTGCGTGCTCGATTCTCATGCGAATATCTGGCGGGAGTGAAACGAAGGAAGCTATACAAAGATCTTGTGGATATACTACTCCCCGTGCCTTTGTATCGCACAATATATAGTGCCAAGTCTGGAAGTGATGTCCTGAAGCGTGTCAAACATATGTATGTAGCTCCAGGAGCCAAATCCTTTTTCTTCAGATTGCACACCGGGACACTAGAGGTAAAAACATGGCTACAGGAAAAAggaatgtatgtaccatggggagtGCACTGTTTTTTATGCAGAAAGCCTGAAACCATTGAGCACGTCTTCTTAGAATGCTGGGAAGGCGTGTTCTTCTGGGATATATTACAAAGAACGCTAAAGAAAGACCTCCCTCTAGACCCACAAGGAATTCGTTTCCTAACTGTGGACAACAAAGAAGGTGTCCCGTTTGATGCTGTTATGCTACTGGGTTTGCACTGCATATGGAAGGCCTGCATGGCCGCACGACATGTAGATATAGATGCAAGATCGGCACAAGAGTACTTCCGCGAATCAATGGGCAGGTTCCTGGAAGCACATAAATCTTTAGATCCGATACCTGAATGGGTATCGAGGATCGAGCCACTCATGAACATGAGACGATTTTAGCCATTACACGCCAGCCAAAGTTTGGTGTCTCATTTTACCCATGCCCATTTATGTATCTATGTCTTATGTGCCTTGCATTATTACTTGTGTTCCCTTACTGTATTTGTGTTTCTATGTGTACGCCtaagcaggcaataaaaaaaaagcttgtggtgtagcggttgtcacatccgcctaacacgcggaaggccccaggttcgatccctggcaggcacaagagcacttatttttttacagtttcaatatacttcattgaacaaagactccttcgtgtcactttgcgcagctgtgcttgtggtgtagcggttatcacatccgctttacgcgcggaaggcaccaggttggatccctggcaggaacgagagcatttctttttttacagtttcaatatacgtctttgaacaaagactcattcatgagagctctgcacagctgtgcttgtggtgtagtggttatcacatccgccttacacgcggaaggccccaggttcgatccctggcatgcacaagagcacttcttttttacagtttaaatatacgtcattgaacaaaggctcattcgtgagacctctgcacagctgtgcttgtggtgtagtggttatcacatccgccttacacgcggaaggccccaggttcgttccctggcaggcacaagagcacttctcttttacagtttcaatataagtcattgcacaaaggctcattcgtgagacctctgcacagctgtgcttgtggtgtagcggttatcgcatccgcctaacacgcagaaggcATAGGtttgatccctggcaggcacaagagcacttctttttttacagtttcaatatacgtcattgaacaaagactcaatcgtgagagctctgcacagctgtgcttgtggtgtagtggttatcacatccgcctaacacgcggaaggccccaggttcgatccctggcaggcacaagaccgtttctttttttagtttcaatatacgtcattgaacaaagaatcattcatgagagctctgcacagctgtgcttgtggtgtagtggttatcacatccgcttaatacgcggaaggcgccaggttcgatctctggcaggcaaaagagcacttcttttttacagtttcaatatacgtcattgaacaaaggttcattcgtgagagctctgcacagctgtgcttgtggtgtagtgtttatcacatccacttaatacgcggaaggcgccaggttcgatctctggcaggcaaaagagcacttcttttttacagtttcaatatacgtcattgaacaaaggttcattcgtgagagctctgcacagctgtgcttgtggtgtagtgtttatcacatccacttaatacgcggaaggccccaggttcgatccctggcaggcacaagagcgtttctttttttagtttcaatttacgtcattgaacaaagactcattcatgagagctctgcacagctgtgcttgtggtgtagtggttatcacatccgcttaacacgcggaaggccccaggttcgatccctggcaggcacaagagcatttttttagtttcaatatacgtaattgaacaaaggctcattcgtgagggcTGTACACAGCtgcgcttgtggtgtagtggttattacatccgcctaacacgcggaaggccccaggttctatccctggcaggcacaagagcatttctttttttagtttcaatatatgtcattgaacaaagactcattcatgagaggtctgcacagctgtgcttgtggtgtattggttatcacatccgcttaacacgtGGGAAGCCCCAGGttggatccctggcaggcacaagagcacttattttttacagtttcaatatacgcaattgaacaaaggctcattcgtgagagctctgaacagctgtgcttgtggtgtagtggttatcacatccccctaacacgcagaaggccccaggttcgatccggtGCAGGCACAAGCGCACTTCATTTTCACAGTTTCAATGTGCTTCATTGAACAACGACTCATTTGTGAGAGCTCTGCTCAACTGtccttgtggtgtagtggttatcacatccgcctaacacgtggaaggcaccaggttcgatccctggcaggcacaagagcatttcttttttattttcaatatacgtcattgaacaaagactcattcatgagagctctgcacagctgtgcttgtggtgtagtggttatcacatccacttaatacgcgaaaagccccaggttcgatctctggcaggcacaagagcacttcctttttacagtttcaatatacgtcatttaacaaaggttcattcgtgagagctctgcacagctgtgcttgtggtgtagtggttatcttatccgccttacacgcggaaggccccaggttcgatccctggcacgCACAAGAGCAGTtctcttttacagtttcaatatacgtcattgcacaaaggctcattcgtgagacctctgcacagctgtgcttgtggtgtagcggttatcacatccgcctaacacgcagaaggcacaggttcgatccctggcaggcacaagagcacttctttttttacagtttcaatatacgtcattgaacaaagactcaatcgtgagagc
The nucleotide sequence above comes from Rhipicephalus microplus isolate Deutch F79 chromosome 2, USDA_Rmic, whole genome shotgun sequence. Encoded proteins:
- the LOC142796484 gene encoding uncharacterized protein LOC142796484; this encodes MGSVGAVSAAVYGRGNRVIAASDNEYRVVLPSLPSGRLVLNTVFVHADVRARPYRVEDFRDTLSDLKLLSEVTALGAYQMNHVWAVTFKCAEGAKRLLEKAEVKVKGQRCLLIDPSNQELRLKLHWLLPTVPDDDVRAAFLNYGRVTDIIKERWKVSGVTDKASTTRNVAMTLKAGVKPEDLPHQIRIAGELALVVVPGRAPLCLRCQCTGHIRRDCRVPRCTLCHRFGHNESECVRTYASVAGPMGSDDTSELLMDEADSEAAARVEAESATMDSVPAEQISGESAHVKSTNLKAEDTLLVKNDSSEALQTQEDKSNVTEEVNREVVEEMDISKEGTTTNKRSHEGAEGESESTDPSSRDEPPAKATPVRRPTVRPRPNIPQDRRLTATTKPPPPPPVT